A genomic region of Rhodohalobacter sp. 614A contains the following coding sequences:
- the xseA gene encoding exodeoxyribonuclease VII large subunit translates to MKNQIPFAFDVPSVSELTDQIKNILESNFRDILVEGEISNVNQSRNGHYYFTVKDDSAQLPCVIWRSTASRLDVELQDGQQVVLGGDIQVYPPHGRYQMIVTLVQQAGIGRLQKKFEELKKKLQDEGLFDDSIKKPLPPFPFRVGVITSSTGAAFHDIQSTFQQRWPVATLYLHHASVQGMQAAGELVKALEYFERQENPVDLIIIGRGGGSLEDLWPFNEEIVARAIHKCAIPIVSAVGHEVDFSISDFVADARAATPTQAVIISTPDINELRFQIEDDVKTLESLIAQKIQYYRDYVDRLAHSHALLVVQERLTIQRNRVDSLRERMRSRFRQMVLERESTLQYSMNQLEQQSPKNSIQNYSRLIESLNEKMKNRSEKVLNDKTSRYKDAFAKLREINPKAPLEKGFSRILQDGKWIRTQTTFDPKKELQIEWKDGLVRLPKYSESTDS, encoded by the coding sequence ATGAAAAACCAGATACCCTTTGCGTTCGATGTACCCTCGGTTTCGGAGCTGACAGATCAAATCAAAAATATTCTTGAAAGTAATTTCCGGGATATCCTGGTAGAAGGTGAAATCAGCAATGTAAACCAAAGCCGGAACGGCCACTATTATTTTACCGTAAAAGACGATTCCGCCCAGCTTCCCTGTGTCATTTGGCGCAGCACTGCCAGCCGGCTTGATGTGGAGTTGCAGGATGGTCAACAAGTGGTGCTTGGGGGAGACATCCAGGTGTATCCACCCCACGGGCGTTACCAAATGATCGTTACCCTTGTTCAACAAGCTGGAATTGGGCGCCTTCAAAAAAAGTTCGAAGAGCTTAAGAAAAAACTTCAGGATGAAGGACTCTTTGATGATTCCATCAAAAAACCTCTTCCTCCTTTCCCTTTTAGAGTTGGCGTAATCACATCATCCACGGGAGCTGCCTTTCATGATATTCAATCAACTTTTCAACAGCGCTGGCCTGTAGCTACGCTGTATCTTCATCACGCAAGTGTACAAGGAATGCAGGCCGCCGGTGAACTGGTAAAAGCCCTGGAGTATTTTGAACGGCAGGAAAATCCGGTGGATCTTATTATTATTGGACGCGGTGGCGGCTCGCTGGAAGATTTATGGCCGTTTAACGAAGAAATTGTAGCACGAGCCATTCATAAGTGTGCTATCCCAATTGTAAGTGCTGTGGGACATGAAGTTGATTTTAGTATTTCCGATTTTGTGGCCGATGCCCGGGCTGCAACGCCAACACAAGCCGTGATCATCTCTACACCCGATATCAATGAACTTCGTTTTCAGATTGAGGATGATGTTAAGACTCTTGAATCCCTGATTGCGCAAAAAATTCAATATTACAGGGATTATGTGGATCGCCTTGCCCACTCGCACGCTTTGCTCGTTGTACAAGAAAGGCTGACTATTCAGAGAAATAGAGTGGATAGCCTGAGGGAAAGAATGCGAAGCCGATTCCGGCAGATGGTTTTAGAACGCGAATCCACACTTCAATATTCCATGAATCAATTGGAGCAGCAAAGTCCCAAAAACTCCATTCAAAATTACTCCCGGCTGATAGAATCACTTAATGAAAAAATGAAAAACAGATCGGAAAAAGTTCTGAATGATAAAACATCGCGTTACAAAGATGCTTTTGCAAAGCTGAGAGAAATCAATCCGAAAGCCCCCCTGGAAAAGGGATTTTCGAGAATTCTGCAGGACGGCAAGTGGATACGCACCCAAACAACGTTTGATCCCAAAAAAGAACTCCAAATTGAATGGAAGGACGGACTTGTACGTTTACCTAAATATTCTGAATCAACAGATTCGTAA
- a CDS encoding glucoamylase family protein, with translation MKRCRYKDDLWRFLTLLVMIFFLAQSEGIRANSYGLDSKKTSQEKTHQIHSEFKADTTDTFHGVPVSFLEDLKERTFTYFWEVVDTSTWQSDDRYPTRNFASIAATGFALPTYIIGIENGYITREEGTERVLNVLEWLWNAPVGDDEKGVAGYKGFYYHFLNYGSGTRFKDVELSTIDTGLLMAGILTAQSYFDGDNSEETKIRELADSLYRRVEWDWAMNNNPTMSMGWRPERGFIEAQWKGYNEAMILLILALGSPEHPIPDNSWDVWTSTYDWEDFYGFEHVNFGPLFGHQYSQMFVDFRGIQDDYMREKGIDYFENSRRATLANRAYCIDNPNNFEGYGENIWGLTASDGPANETREIGSKSVRFRTYHARGAAAGYIQDDGTIVPTAAGGSIPFAPEETLAALYTMKERFGDQLYTGYGFIDAFNLTYQEDGWFNEDYIGIDQGPIIIQLENLQTGLIWSILRENEYIQKGLEKAGFTGGWLDETD, from the coding sequence ATGAAAAGATGTAGATACAAAGACGACCTTTGGAGATTTTTAACTTTACTCGTGATGATATTCTTTCTGGCGCAATCCGAAGGGATAAGAGCAAATTCCTATGGGCTGGATTCAAAGAAAACTTCTCAAGAAAAGACACACCAAATTCATAGTGAATTTAAAGCGGATACAACAGATACCTTTCACGGGGTTCCTGTTTCATTTTTGGAAGATTTAAAAGAGAGAACATTCACCTATTTTTGGGAGGTTGTGGATACATCAACTTGGCAAAGTGATGATCGGTATCCCACACGAAATTTTGCCAGTATCGCTGCCACCGGTTTTGCTTTGCCAACCTATATAATAGGAATTGAGAACGGGTACATTACCAGGGAAGAGGGAACAGAGCGAGTACTAAATGTATTGGAATGGCTTTGGAATGCTCCTGTGGGTGATGATGAAAAGGGAGTTGCCGGTTACAAGGGATTTTACTACCACTTTCTGAACTACGGATCTGGTACGCGATTTAAAGATGTTGAGCTTTCTACTATAGATACGGGTTTGCTGATGGCCGGAATTCTAACCGCTCAAAGCTATTTTGATGGGGACAATTCAGAAGAAACTAAAATTCGTGAGTTGGCCGATTCTTTATACAGACGGGTTGAATGGGATTGGGCGATGAATAACAATCCTACCATGTCTATGGGATGGCGTCCGGAAAGAGGATTTATAGAAGCTCAGTGGAAAGGCTACAATGAAGCGATGATTTTATTGATTCTCGCTTTAGGCTCGCCAGAGCATCCCATTCCTGATAATTCCTGGGATGTTTGGACATCCACATACGACTGGGAAGATTTCTATGGATTTGAACATGTGAATTTTGGCCCGCTTTTTGGTCACCAGTATTCGCAAATGTTCGTTGATTTTCGCGGCATTCAGGATGATTATATGCGAGAGAAGGGAATCGATTATTTCGAAAACTCAAGACGTGCCACTCTTGCAAACAGAGCCTATTGCATTGATAATCCCAACAATTTTGAGGGATATGGAGAAAATATTTGGGGATTAACGGCAAGCGACGGCCCTGCAAATGAAACACGTGAAATCGGTTCCAAATCGGTTCGTTTCCGAACCTATCACGCCCGTGGAGCGGCTGCCGGATATATCCAGGATGATGGAACCATTGTTCCCACAGCTGCCGGTGGATCCATCCCATTTGCTCCCGAAGAGACACTGGCTGCACTTTATACAATGAAAGAGAGATTTGGTGATCAGCTCTATACGGGATATGGCTTTATAGATGCCTTCAACCTGACCTATCAGGAAGATGGTTGGTTTAACGAAGATTATATAGGAATCGATCAGGGGCCTATCATTATTCAATTGGAAAACCTTCAAACAGGTTTGATTTGGAGCATTTTGCGGGAAAACGAATACATCCAAAAAGGATTGGAAAAAGCCGGATTTACAGGCGGCTGGCTCGATGAAACAGATTAA
- a CDS encoding SusC/RagA family TonB-linked outer membrane protein, translated as MKKSMKACNKWMSGITKTGRPILFLFVILITGLLNSENAWAQQQVQGTVVDAQSGETLPGVNIRVQGSGNRGTVTDMDGNFSITLQAGENVLIFSYVGYTLQEVNVEGQQELFIELEPRVGELDELVVIGYGAVRKRDVTGSVGQVPAEEIGDFTTFNAEQSLQGKVSGVQISALSGQPGDGSAVRIRGVGTFNDSSPIYVVDGVILDNIDFLNPADIESVEVLKDASATAIYGSRGANGVILIQTKTGSGLEQGSTLVTVSVEGGVQQLEKQIDLLNGREFAIIANEIRPGSYNNVDAVPNTNWQDQIFDTAPMQNHQISVSGATDKSDYYVSLGYFQQAGIIDKSNYERLNLKLNNNYYLSDNVKLGNNLTISPYRQRIAPNVSFAAYRAQPLLDPYYPDGSFGVVYNVGNPLASLEYSNNYNRGVRVVGNVFGEFTLFEDFLFRTSFGTDASLNRAKNFTPAFTVYNPDGTQSQQNNEFSDLFKGETLNYNLLWENTINYIKDFGRHSVNAVAGLTMQQVKSERLELSGQNILRDDEDFWYIDPSYVIDEANNINMLSSILNEVDPNQYFNMMSYLGRVVYSYDGKYTATLTIRRDGSSKFSEGNQWGTFPSAALGWNIDREAFMEDITWLSNLKLRGSWGMIGNEKITYYDRFSRINAGLLAVFGNPDATYNAATYGKSGNPDLQWETTTQTDIGLEIGMLDQRLSGEFDFYNRVTDDILIELSTPGHLGNGQGQKVRYNAASVLNRGIEFRVNWEDYIGDDFSYGITVLGNTIHNEVQDIGGNSEVDDELIGGGLANGQQVTRSIVGRPIGSFYGYVTDGIFQNQNELDSYPHLSNAGVGDLRFVDTNGDGTLNGDDRTFIGSPIPDLVYGFSVDLAYQNWDLSVAFQGQYGNELFNGKNAVRPDPYNFEQHVWDRWTGEGTSNSEPRPSYGGYNYLPSDRFIQDGSYLRLRSIALGYSLPTGLVNNLNMTRARIYVKGNNLFTWTSYTGYTPEIGSGNVLSNGIDTGIYPIPRVFSVGINTTF; from the coding sequence ATGAAAAAATCCATGAAAGCATGTAACAAATGGATGTCCGGAATTACAAAAACAGGCAGGCCCATTCTGTTTCTTTTTGTGATTTTAATAACCGGACTTCTAAACAGTGAGAATGCCTGGGCCCAGCAACAGGTTCAGGGAACGGTGGTAGATGCCCAGAGCGGGGAAACACTTCCGGGTGTAAACATACGAGTACAGGGCAGTGGTAATCGAGGAACGGTAACCGACATGGATGGTAATTTCAGTATTACCCTTCAAGCCGGTGAAAATGTACTGATTTTTTCATACGTCGGTTATACTCTACAAGAAGTAAATGTTGAAGGACAACAGGAACTATTCATTGAACTGGAACCACGAGTCGGTGAACTGGATGAACTTGTAGTCATCGGTTACGGAGCCGTTCGTAAACGTGATGTAACCGGTTCGGTAGGCCAGGTTCCGGCAGAAGAAATCGGGGATTTTACAACCTTTAATGCCGAACAATCCCTTCAGGGAAAGGTAAGTGGTGTGCAAATCAGTGCCTTGTCTGGTCAGCCGGGAGATGGCTCGGCTGTGCGAATTCGTGGAGTAGGAACATTTAATGATTCCTCTCCAATATATGTAGTTGACGGGGTAATTCTTGATAACATCGATTTTCTGAATCCTGCAGATATTGAATCCGTTGAAGTTCTGAAAGATGCGTCAGCTACCGCAATTTACGGATCAAGAGGTGCGAATGGAGTTATTCTGATTCAAACAAAAACCGGCTCGGGCCTTGAACAGGGCAGTACATTGGTAACCGTGTCGGTTGAAGGAGGCGTTCAGCAGTTGGAAAAACAGATTGATCTGTTAAATGGTCGCGAATTTGCCATCATAGCCAATGAGATTCGCCCAGGATCTTACAATAATGTGGATGCCGTTCCGAACACAAACTGGCAGGATCAGATTTTTGATACCGCTCCAATGCAGAATCACCAGATATCTGTTAGTGGAGCCACGGATAAATCCGATTATTATGTGAGTCTTGGCTATTTCCAACAGGCAGGTATCATAGACAAGTCGAATTACGAGCGACTGAACCTGAAATTGAACAATAATTATTATCTCAGTGATAACGTAAAACTGGGAAATAATCTCACCATCTCTCCGTACCGGCAACGCATTGCTCCAAATGTATCCTTTGCAGCTTATCGGGCACAGCCTCTGTTAGATCCCTACTATCCGGATGGAAGTTTTGGGGTCGTTTACAACGTAGGAAATCCACTGGCCAGCCTGGAGTACTCTAATAACTACAATCGTGGAGTTCGGGTTGTTGGAAACGTATTCGGTGAATTTACACTGTTTGAAGATTTCCTTTTCAGAACCAGTTTTGGTACAGATGCTTCTCTGAATCGCGCCAAAAATTTCACGCCGGCATTTACAGTGTATAATCCTGATGGAACGCAGTCGCAGCAGAACAATGAATTCAGCGATCTGTTTAAAGGAGAAACCCTGAATTACAATCTTCTTTGGGAGAATACGATAAACTATATCAAAGATTTTGGCAGGCATAGTGTTAATGCGGTTGCCGGACTTACCATGCAGCAGGTGAAATCTGAGCGATTGGAGCTGTCTGGCCAGAATATACTTCGGGATGATGAAGATTTCTGGTATATCGATCCCTCTTATGTTATCGATGAAGCGAATAACATCAACATGTTATCGTCTATCCTCAATGAGGTAGATCCAAACCAGTATTTCAATATGATGTCGTACCTGGGGCGTGTGGTTTATTCCTATGATGGTAAGTATACGGCCACTCTGACAATCCGACGAGACGGTTCATCGAAATTTTCGGAAGGAAATCAGTGGGGTACTTTCCCATCAGCCGCATTGGGCTGGAATATCGACCGGGAAGCTTTTATGGAAGATATTACATGGCTTAGTAACCTGAAACTTCGTGGAAGCTGGGGTATGATTGGTAATGAAAAGATTACTTATTATGATCGGTTTTCGCGTATAAATGCCGGGTTATTAGCTGTTTTCGGAAATCCGGATGCCACTTATAATGCGGCTACATATGGAAAATCAGGGAACCCCGATCTGCAATGGGAAACCACTACTCAAACAGATATCGGTTTAGAAATCGGCATGTTAGACCAGCGATTGTCTGGTGAATTTGATTTCTACAACCGGGTCACAGACGATATTCTGATTGAACTTTCCACTCCCGGCCATCTCGGAAACGGACAGGGACAAAAAGTGCGATATAATGCAGCATCTGTTCTTAACAGAGGAATTGAATTTCGGGTGAACTGGGAAGATTACATAGGCGATGATTTCTCATATGGAATCACAGTCCTCGGTAATACCATTCATAACGAAGTTCAGGATATCGGTGGAAACAGTGAAGTTGATGATGAGCTGATCGGTGGAGGATTGGCAAACGGCCAGCAGGTTACCCGATCGATAGTCGGCCGTCCAATTGGATCGTTCTATGGATACGTAACCGATGGTATCTTCCAAAATCAGAATGAGTTGGACAGCTACCCACATCTTTCAAACGCCGGTGTTGGAGACCTTCGATTTGTAGATACCAATGGAGATGGTACTCTAAACGGAGACGACAGAACTTTTATCGGTTCTCCGATCCCTGATCTGGTCTACGGATTTTCGGTTGATCTGGCATATCAAAACTGGGATTTGTCAGTTGCTTTTCAGGGGCAGTACGGAAATGAATTATTTAACGGTAAAAACGCAGTCCGTCCTGATCCTTACAACTTTGAGCAACATGTTTGGGATCGCTGGACCGGCGAAGGAACCAGTAATTCTGAACCACGTCCTTCATATGGCGGCTACAACTATTTACCGTCCGATCGATTTATTCAGGATGGTTCGTACTTGAGACTTCGAAGTATTGCTCTTGGATACAGCCTTCCGACGGGACTGGTAAATAATTTGAATATGACTCGTGCAAGAATTTATGTGAAAGGAAATAACCTGTTCACATGGACCAGTTACACCGGATATACCCCGGAGATTGGTAGCGGAAATGTACTCTCAAACGGAATAGACACGGGTATCTATCCCATTCCACGAGTTTTCTCCGTAGGAATTAACACAACATTTTGA
- a CDS encoding RagB/SusD family nutrient uptake outer membrane protein, producing the protein MKIHKILILTFVLVAFAGCEDFLSVSPQGELTQEAFPTTPEDALQATNAVYSTVRSWHYHSGGFPILDFMSDDGHKGSNPNDGANTQGPYDNFTHTPTQDGLDRWWNALYEGIKRANVVLEKVEPIQMDQQLKSRYLAEASFLRGLYYFDLVRAWGGVPLVTSLEVPFEVQRSSAAEIYDLVEQDLLFAIDNLPPKSAYGANDLGRVTRGAAQALLAKVYLFQQDFEGAEQYAMEVINSGEYGLEPDFYDANGPGGEHGIESVFEIGAVATSGTDNGGNQYANTQGVRGTPNRGWGFNRPSVDLREAFGPNDPRRDATIIELGEVIDGVEILGDGTTPDEMTDENGILQIESYNQKVWIPGTSTNTQFGHNRRLIRYADVLLMAAEALNENNKPGQALTYLNQVRERARQGNASILPDITETNKDALRDLIIKERRLELALEGHRFWDLVRTGKAPEVLGPYGFVEGKHEVLPIPQSEIDLSQGTLTQNENW; encoded by the coding sequence ATGAAAATTCACAAGATTTTAATTTTGACATTTGTACTTGTGGCTTTTGCAGGCTGCGAGGATTTTTTAAGTGTTAGTCCCCAGGGGGAACTGACGCAAGAAGCATTTCCAACGACTCCGGAAGATGCTCTGCAAGCGACAAACGCCGTGTATTCAACTGTTCGGAGCTGGCACTATCACAGTGGTGGATTTCCCATTCTAGATTTTATGTCTGATGATGGACACAAAGGAAGTAACCCCAATGACGGCGCAAATACACAGGGGCCATATGATAATTTCACGCACACCCCAACTCAAGACGGGCTTGACCGATGGTGGAATGCACTTTATGAAGGGATCAAACGTGCCAATGTGGTTCTTGAGAAAGTTGAGCCTATACAAATGGATCAGCAATTGAAAAGCCGGTATCTGGCTGAAGCAAGTTTTTTGAGAGGGCTTTACTACTTCGATTTGGTTCGGGCATGGGGTGGTGTTCCATTGGTTACCTCATTGGAAGTTCCCTTTGAAGTTCAGAGATCATCAGCCGCCGAGATTTATGATTTGGTAGAGCAGGATCTGCTGTTTGCGATCGACAATCTTCCGCCCAAAAGTGCATATGGTGCCAACGATCTGGGAAGAGTGACCAGAGGAGCTGCACAGGCATTACTGGCAAAAGTATACCTGTTTCAACAAGATTTTGAAGGTGCTGAGCAGTATGCGATGGAAGTTATCAATTCTGGCGAATATGGACTGGAACCTGATTTTTATGATGCAAACGGACCCGGCGGGGAGCACGGCATAGAATCCGTCTTTGAAATTGGCGCTGTTGCCACTTCCGGCACAGATAATGGTGGTAATCAGTATGCCAATACCCAAGGTGTTCGCGGCACTCCAAACAGAGGATGGGGCTTTAACCGGCCTTCTGTTGATTTAAGGGAAGCGTTCGGCCCAAACGATCCGCGTCGAGATGCCACAATTATTGAACTTGGTGAAGTTATTGACGGAGTAGAAATTTTGGGTGATGGTACAACTCCCGATGAAATGACCGATGAAAACGGAATTCTTCAAATAGAAAGTTACAACCAAAAAGTGTGGATTCCGGGAACATCAACCAATACACAATTCGGGCATAACCGGCGCCTTATTCGTTATGCAGACGTGCTGTTGATGGCAGCCGAAGCTCTGAATGAAAATAATAAACCAGGGCAGGCGCTGACTTATCTGAATCAGGTGAGGGAGAGAGCCCGCCAGGGAAATGCATCCATTCTGCCGGATATCACTGAGACAAATAAGGATGCCCTCAGAGATCTGATCATAAAAGAACGCAGACTGGAGTTGGCACTTGAAGGCCATCGTTTCTGGGATCTTGTTCGCACCGGAAAAGCACCGGAAGTACTCGGTCCGTACGGATTTGTAGAAGGCAAACATGAAGTACTTCCAATTCCTCAAAGTGAAATTGACCTGTCGCAGGGAACGCTCACTCAAAATGAAAATTGGTAA
- a CDS encoding Ig-like domain-containing protein, translating to MKTKLTTLLMLSAVFMMAVLFQACGTDSGPEDLNIESMTVGGQDLNAAESPEDVPADASIEVTFSSNVQAATATSANIMLVQDYNDEQIPLDISVSGATITITPQENLGSGALYQLTLSSGLLNEDDQPLANTTRSFSTAGTFAPAGMVANWTFEDTADDVVGTYSPSASGVVAITYTDSRNDAAGMAATFDGDASIIEIPNGDQLIDTEEFTMSFWLKTNSTNHVNENGDPAGHFVFGLAAFHGIQMEIPANYSQFAIPNAVRLSDGTVTGAGNMNWNGDGITGQTGGYVAITVSDEEDVPALIKDKWTHVTIIVDGPNKSRSLYVNGQLRMHHDFTLLDADSPLQNMTGMAYNGSEPDVYPELAFGFIQSRQGTMWDNEPWGGYDFPTANHFKGQLDDIKIYHKALTETEIQLMYDSES from the coding sequence ATGAAAACAAAACTTACAACACTACTGATGCTTTCAGCTGTTTTTATGATGGCTGTTCTGTTTCAGGCATGTGGAACCGATAGTGGACCAGAAGATTTGAACATCGAGTCGATGACGGTAGGAGGTCAGGATTTGAATGCTGCTGAATCCCCCGAAGATGTGCCAGCGGATGCAAGCATTGAAGTGACTTTTAGCTCTAATGTGCAAGCTGCAACGGCTACATCAGCGAATATCATGTTAGTTCAGGATTATAACGATGAGCAGATTCCGTTGGATATTTCTGTAAGCGGAGCAACGATTACAATTACTCCACAAGAGAACCTGGGATCTGGCGCTCTGTATCAACTGACACTTAGCAGTGGACTTCTGAACGAAGATGATCAACCGCTTGCAAATACAACCCGGTCTTTCTCCACAGCGGGTACATTTGCACCTGCGGGCATGGTTGCTAATTGGACATTTGAAGATACTGCGGATGATGTAGTTGGAACTTACAGCCCGAGTGCCTCTGGAGTCGTCGCTATTACCTATACAGACAGCCGTAATGATGCTGCCGGAATGGCTGCCACATTTGATGGAGATGCAAGTATTATTGAGATCCCCAATGGCGATCAATTAATTGATACCGAGGAATTTACGATGAGTTTTTGGCTAAAAACCAATTCTACAAATCACGTAAATGAAAATGGAGATCCAGCCGGACATTTTGTATTTGGGTTGGCGGCATTCCATGGAATCCAGATGGAAATTCCAGCTAACTACTCTCAATTTGCCATCCCAAATGCGGTCAGGCTTTCAGATGGAACGGTTACAGGGGCTGGTAATATGAATTGGAATGGAGATGGTATTACCGGACAAACCGGCGGTTATGTAGCCATTACTGTAAGCGATGAAGAGGATGTACCTGCTTTAATTAAAGATAAATGGACTCATGTAACCATTATTGTTGATGGACCAAATAAATCTCGTTCATTATATGTAAATGGTCAATTAAGAATGCATCACGACTTTACATTGTTGGATGCAGACAGCCCATTACAAAATATGACGGGCATGGCTTACAATGGCAGTGAACCTGACGTTTATCCAGAATTAGCTTTTGGATTTATCCAATCAAGACAGGGTACAATGTGGGATAATGAACCTTGGGGAGGATATGATTTCCCAACAGCAAATCACTTCAAAGGTCAGCTTGACGATATAAAAATCTATCATAAAGCCCTTACTGAAACTGAAATTCAGTTAATGTACGATTCAGAAAGTTAA
- a CDS encoding glucoamylase family protein — protein sequence MIAFLITGCKDKSTEPEPGTFQLLKASADDVTLRSSQSTPDIPATATFTIDFSTALNQQQAQNSIRIVSLENDEAVSSDITFENNGNSVVITPQQTLNWLHEYKLEISDELESAEGAHFPGVEFLFETKNGSGEIVSITVNNTELPEQSVIRNVTYNDVTVEIVFSESLNEQNLQNDIRITPSFASDFSLSPDGKTVTITNTEDLDYYRHYFVNISGDLSFENGFEFDEFNTRFQTGLNSEPKFPQISDEELLTKIQEATFGYFWDFAHPVSGLARERNTSGDTVTIGGSGFGVMAILVGIHRGFITRNEGVERLQKIVDFLESADRFHGVWPHWMNGNTGNAIPFSQYDDGGDLVETAFMAQGLITVREFLNEGIEEEGNLIDQINGLLDTIEWNWYTQGGQDVLYWHWSENHEWRMNHQIQGYNEALIVYVLAASSDDYGINPEVYQQGWARSGGIVNGKSFYGITLPVGFDYGGPLFFAHYSFLGLDPRNLSDSYANYWTQNQNHTLINREHNIVNPNNFVGYSANSWGLTASDNPEGYKAHEPTHDDGTITPTAAVSSIPYTPDESMDAIRHFYYALGDKLWGEYGFHDAFNPTQGWWANSYLAIDQGPIIIMIENHRSGLLWDLFMDAPEVQSALQELGFTTNE from the coding sequence TTGATTGCTTTCCTAATAACAGGCTGCAAAGATAAAAGCACGGAACCTGAACCGGGTACATTCCAATTGCTTAAAGCTTCTGCCGATGATGTGACACTGAGAAGCAGCCAATCGACTCCCGATATTCCAGCAACTGCTACATTTACGATTGATTTTTCAACGGCTTTAAATCAGCAACAAGCTCAAAACAGTATTCGAATTGTTTCTCTTGAAAATGATGAAGCTGTTTCGTCTGACATAACATTTGAGAATAATGGAAACAGCGTTGTCATCACTCCACAGCAAACACTGAACTGGCTACACGAATATAAACTTGAAATTTCTGATGAACTTGAATCAGCTGAAGGTGCCCATTTTCCAGGCGTGGAATTTCTATTTGAAACCAAAAACGGGTCAGGAGAGATCGTTTCCATAACAGTCAACAATACAGAGCTGCCAGAACAATCTGTGATTCGCAATGTAACTTATAATGATGTAACTGTGGAGATTGTCTTTTCTGAATCGTTAAACGAACAGAATTTGCAGAACGATATCAGAATTACGCCGTCATTTGCATCCGACTTTTCACTTTCGCCGGATGGCAAAACCGTGACCATCACCAATACAGAAGACCTTGATTACTATCGCCACTATTTTGTGAATATAAGTGGTGATCTGTCTTTTGAAAACGGATTTGAGTTCGACGAGTTTAACACCCGTTTTCAAACCGGCCTGAATTCCGAACCGAAGTTTCCGCAAATTTCTGATGAAGAGCTACTCACAAAAATCCAGGAAGCTACTTTTGGCTACTTTTGGGATTTTGCGCATCCGGTGAGCGGACTGGCAAGAGAGCGGAACACCTCGGGAGATACCGTTACAATCGGAGGCAGCGGCTTTGGAGTTATGGCGATTTTGGTCGGCATTCACCGTGGATTTATTACCCGGAATGAAGGAGTAGAACGGCTTCAAAAAATTGTGGATTTCCTGGAATCGGCGGATCGCTTTCATGGAGTTTGGCCTCATTGGATGAATGGAAATACAGGCAATGCAATCCCCTTTAGCCAGTACGATGATGGCGGTGATCTTGTTGAAACGGCGTTCATGGCACAGGGACTCATAACGGTTCGCGAATTTTTAAATGAGGGAATTGAAGAGGAGGGAAATCTGATCGATCAGATCAATGGCCTTCTCGATACCATCGAATGGAACTGGTACACGCAGGGTGGTCAAGATGTTTTGTATTGGCACTGGTCAGAAAATCACGAGTGGAGAATGAATCACCAAATACAAGGCTATAATGAAGCATTGATTGTGTATGTGCTGGCCGCATCGTCTGATGATTATGGAATTAATCCTGAAGTATATCAACAGGGATGGGCAAGATCAGGTGGAATTGTGAATGGGAAATCATTTTATGGAATCACGCTTCCCGTCGGATTCGATTATGGCGGTCCACTCTTTTTTGCACATTATTCCTTTCTGGGACTCGACCCAAGAAACTTATCTGATTCGTATGCAAATTACTGGACGCAAAATCAAAATCATACGCTCATAAACCGTGAGCATAATATTGTCAATCCCAATAATTTTGTGGGATACAGTGCCAACAGTTGGGGCCTCACGGCAAGCGACAATCCCGAAGGGTACAAAGCTCATGAACCAACACACGATGACGGGACCATTACACCAACTGCAGCCGTTTCGTCTATCCCATACACTCCGGATGAATCGATGGATGCGATTCGCCATTTTTACTATGCATTGGGTGATAAACTTTGGGGTGAATACGGATTTCATGATGCATTTAATCCCACACAAGGGTGGTGGGCGAATTCCTACCTGGCTATTGATCAGGGCCCGATTATCATCATGATAGAAAACCATCGGTCGGGTTTATTATGGGATCTTTTTATGGATGCGCCCGAAGTACAATCGGCGCTGCAAGAACTTGGTTTTACTACAAACGAATAA